The genomic stretch TTCAGTTCTTCATTTTTCAGTTCTTCATTTTTGAGTTCTACACTTTTAAGTTCTACATTTTTTAGTTCTTCATTTTTGCTTTCTACACTTTTAAGTTCTACATTTTTGAACTCAATATTTTTGAGAGTTATATTTTGAGCCTTGCTCAATTGGAAGTCGTCCCCTCCGGTATTATTCAAATTCCATTCATGCTTCATGACCATCAACCTCCTGACTGCTTTCATAAGCCAGATAATGTTTCATTAAGAGATTCTGTAAAAGAGCTTTTCTGTATTCCGCACTTCCCCTGACATCTCCTATAGGAGTTGCTTCCTCCGTTATCATTTCATAAGCTTCAAGGAAGGTCTTTTCTTTCATCTCCCTGCCCTGCAAGAAACCAGAGGTATTATTCATATATAAAGTAGTTGCTCCGACACCACCAGAAGCTACGTGGGCTTTTTTAATGATACCATTTTCCACTTTCAATGCAATGGCTGAATTGACTGAGGAAATATCCACTTCTTTTCTCTTACTTACCTTTTCAAAATGGATAAAATTATATTCTCCCAACGGAATGGTTATGGAGCTAATCCATTCATCCGCTTGCTTTGCAAGCTTTTTATAGCCTCTGAAGAATTCTCTCACAGGGACAGTCCTTAACCCCCTTGGACCGTTTATGGTAAGTATTGCATCAACAGCCATCAAAAGTGGAACGGTATCCGCAACCGGGGAAGCGTTGGCAATATTTCCTGCAACAGTTGCAATGGAGCGCACCTGCTCAGAGCACATTTTCAACACAGTATCCGAGAATTCGGGAAAGATACCCTGAACAGAATCTATCATTCTTGCTAAGGAAACCCCGCCTCCAAGGGTTATGCTTTTATTGTCAAAGGTAAGCTTTTGCAGGGTCTCTATACGGCTTAAATCCACTAACAGCCTGTAATGCTGCCCATGTTTCTTTACCCCTACCACCACATCGCTTCCTCCATTTATGAATCGTATGTTATTTCCATCTGTAAATTCCGGATGCCCCTTAAGGAAGTCAAGAAGATTAGCTTCCGAAACCGGAGAATAAAAACCATGGACCCCATCGTCTGTATAGATGTCCTCCTGAATAAAGCTCAATTGCTTTTCTTCCGTTTCCGTCAAATACTTTGGTCTGATATCCACAGGACAGACTATAAGTTCTTCCAGGAATTCGGGAACCTTACGGATAGATACATAACCGGTGCACCGACAGAGATTTCCCTCCAGATATCTGCGAAACTCATCTCTTCCAGGATTCTTTCTTTCCAGATATAATGCCAGAATCGAAAGGCTGACACCAGGGGTACAGAACCCGCATTGTGTTGCATGAGCCTTAAGAATTGCTTCTTGAATAGGATGGAGTTTCTCTTTCTCTCCCATTCCTTCTATGGTAATTACATGTTTTCCTTCCAGCTTTGCTGCCAGGTACAGACAGCCTGCAGCAGATTTGTAATGTACCTTTTTATCCCTTACCTCACCAATAACAACTGTACAGGCACCGCAGTCTCCCTCTCCGCAGCCTTCCTTAATACCGTTAAGTTCCAGAGAATTACGAAGCAGTTCCAATACTGTAGTCTCTGCTTTTACCTTGATTTCTCTTAAAGTTCCATTTAGAAAGAAACTAATTGTTTTTTTCATATCGATCGCTCCTTTTTGACAGTATTGATTTACATTCTATCTCTTTCCAAAGCTGTGATGAACCAAAAGAGTCGTCATATACAACTTAAGCTTTTCTCCCGGCTGAGGATATAAAAAAGCCCCAGGCCAAAGAGACACCAACCAGAACCAACTGTTTTTTAAACGTTAGTCCGATCGGTTACTCATGTAGCCTAGGGCAATTTAAGGTCGCCTGGTCGAAACGCTCATACCGTATTAATGAGCTTATACAAAGAGATAATATGCAATACCCCTTTGTATTATTACTACTCATTATACATCTT from Anaerocolumna sp. AGMB13020 encodes the following:
- a CDS encoding xanthine dehydrogenase small subunit; protein product: MKKTISFFLNGTLREIKVKAETTVLELLRNSLELNGIKEGCGEGDCGACTVVIGEVRDKKVHYKSAAGCLYLAAKLEGKHVITIEGMGEKEKLHPIQEAILKAHATQCGFCTPGVSLSILALYLERKNPGRDEFRRYLEGNLCRCTGYVSIRKVPEFLEELIVCPVDIRPKYLTETEEKQLSFIQEDIYTDDGVHGFYSPVSEANLLDFLKGHPEFTDGNNIRFINGGSDVVVGVKKHGQHYRLLVDLSRIETLQKLTFDNKSITLGGGVSLARMIDSVQGIFPEFSDTVLKMCSEQVRSIATVAGNIANASPVADTVPLLMAVDAILTINGPRGLRTVPVREFFRGYKKLAKQADEWISSITIPLGEYNFIHFEKVSKRKEVDISSVNSAIALKVENGIIKKAHVASGGVGATTLYMNNTSGFLQGREMKEKTFLEAYEMITEEATPIGDVRGSAEYRKALLQNLLMKHYLAYESSQEVDGHEA